From the genome of Aspergillus oryzae RIB40 DNA, chromosome 4:
TAACAGTTCCGTACTCATAGACTCTCTCGGTTAACAATTTGTTGCACCATACCATGTATGGATGGTAGTACTACGGAAGGTAGTTGGggaatgtactccgtaactCTCCCCtttttttgccctttttcttttactcaTTGAATACTTTTGAATCAATAGCTCTCCTCAGGCCAATGCTTAGGACATACATTATGTATCACAATGGGGTGCATATGCAGTGCATAACCAAAATCAGGTTTTTTTAACCAATAAATGCGCATAGATTGTAAAATAGCCTTTTCACGATATCGATGCTATTAATATTCGCACCGTATGAGATCCAGATTAATATATTCTCTCTTGACTAAAATACCCACTACGAAGGATATCAGGCCAATGGGGACTGCAACGGAATCAATGACTAATGCCATTGTTCGCGAACCGTGTGGGAGAGAAGACTTTGTGAGCTGAGAAGTACCGCGCCGAGAAGTGAACACTAGTCCAACGTTCACTGCCGCTGTCAGTGTGATTGACAGATTTTGACatgttctttttgctttgCCCATgattttccctcttcctcttttggcCGGTGAGAAAGCGAAAGTTCAGAGCTTGCCGTAAGTGTGCCTGAGGTGGCGTTTCTTGGCGGTGGCCAATTTCCCATTGTGTGTTTTACTTGGACGGAGATAGTCAACCAATGACGGGTTCCCATCGCCATCACAAATCGATTACTCGGTTACACGACTCGCTGTCCGTCTCGAACTATCTTTTTCCCGAGAACACCAGTCTTTTTGCAGCTATGCAAGGAATCTGACTTACTTCCCGTTGAACTGAAACTTACGTCTAGACCGACATGCGCGGTAGGGGTCACTACCTTACTCGGAGTCCACGTTCTCGAGTCTGACTAGAAGCCCTGCGATAGGACCACCATTGGTCAGAGCTGCTGGGTCGTTCACTGCTAGTGGGAAAGCTAAGGACCCAACAGAGGGGCAGTGGCCACTGGCCAGAACCACTGATCCAAGCCGACGGTGAACGGGTGGCTCCCCTTAGTTCATCTCGAGATCTGCTTTAAcaggggaaaaggaaagccaCAACGATCCGTCCCTGGTTTGTGGACTCTCACgaaaaggataaaaataCAATTTAGGTTTGATAGATAAGGATTTTGATATCTGTACAAtcgaaggaggaaagaaTGCCGGTGGACTTGGAGGACAAGAGCCCGACGTGATTGTGCCGACAAAGACGCAACCCTAATGAAGTCAATTCAGCGATGATCCAAAACACTGACATCAAATGACAAAACGGTCTGGAACTGAGAAATTCTTCGCATGTCGGAAGGTCTCCACCGTCCTATTTTTCTCCCGTGCGATCGGCACAAATTAACTGCTCCTCCATTGGAACTCGGCTGCATAATTTCTGTGCTTGTCAGTGCTTCCGTGCTCAActtgattttttctttttttttttttcttctttttctttttccttttttttcaatAACCTACTAAGGATAAGTAACGACCTTCCGGTTTAATACTTCGTTGGTTCTCCTCTttggtttcctttccctcctcaatcccttctcttctgtcgCCATCCGCCTATCTTTCTATTACCTTCTACTGTCTCTATAATTCTCCATCTTGTAattgttcttttcttacACCACTATTAAactcttttccctttctatTAACTAGACCACGACGGGTCCGGCATCCGATGCCCACATCAAATCCCGTCTGCGTGTTAGTCTGACATCGGAGCCCCCACTGAAGGTGCGTCTCCGTCTCGTATTGTTGGTCCCATCACATATTTATATGCTACTACTGCCCCTCTGCCGAAACTGTTTCAACCCTTCCAGACTCCTTGGGGTTGCCAGATACCGGGGTCTCGTCCATTcattcttttgcttcattTAGTCATTCCTTTTTCATCGCAAGCTACAGCGTGTTAGCAGTCTCTAACGCGCTTCCAGTCCAATTACATATACTCGAGATCAATTACACCTAATAGTTATTAAGACTCCTGGCCTGGTGCCGGTATGTCGACCCCTGTTGAGGAGCTTCCTGCTCCCAAatatgcggagaagaaaaacaggaCGGACGACCATTCCCCAACCTCAGATGAAGGCACCTATATCAACGAGGGCTCGCAAGACACTCACGGGAACAACCACCTCACCGTTGACACCTCGTCTGCCGACGATCTGGACCGCACAGCTTTACGCTCGCCTTCGGCCCAAAGGGAACAGGCCAAACGCCTCGAAGATGACTTAGCTCTCCTTGAAGCGGAGAAGGTGGCGTCACGTTCTACCCATGAGGACACGGAGAGTAAAGGTGAGCGCAACTCGATATCGCGTTCTCGCTCGCATCGCTCCCAGAATGTGGACGAGTTCGACGAGGCCACCAATCCTTTGCACGAGAAAGCCGCTGTCTACAATCCACCGGAGTCTCCCAACACGAACATCGCCCGATTCGTCAAAAAGATCCACGAGTCCAGCTTCATCATTCGCTATATAACCTACATTGTACCCCTCGTTCTTATCTTACTGATTCCGCTGCTGGTCGGCGCACTGGCTTACCCGGATGCGAACGTGGGAGGTGTTGAACTTCTTTGGTTCTCTGTTTGGTTGGAAATTGTCTGGTTGACTCTGTGGGCTGGTAGAGTATGtatcctcctttctctttcccttttccggTTTCTCCTGCGGTGTACCTGACGGTTCAATGCGTTAGATCGTGGCCAAATGTATCCCTGTCGTTGCAGGTTTGTTGGCCAGTATTTTTAccaacaatgccaaaaaGTGGCGCGACATGGCCAAGCAATTGGAGCTACACGccacttttttcttttggtggcTAGGTATCGAggtctcttttcttcccacaATGAAGAACCACCATGTGGACGGCAACTCAGCCACGCGTTCATGGGAGAATACGGTCAACAAGAttatcatctccatctttgtctGGACGATCCTGAACTATATCGAAAAGATCATTATTCAACTCATCGCCATAAGTTTCCATACGCGTACCTATGCCGATCGTATTGAAATCAATAAGTTCCAGATCGGCAGTTTGACCAAGCTGTACGACTTCTCTCGCAACAAGATCTCAGTGAAAGACGATGagtttgaagaaaagaatgataaCAGTGGCAGCGGTACCAAGACCCCATTGCGCTACCCGCTGCAATACGCTGGCAAGGCGCAACGTGTAGCCAAAGGCGCATTGAACAAGGTTGGAGACATGGCCGGAGCAGTTGCCGCGGACTTCACGGGCCGGAAGGCGACGAACAGTACTCATCCCTATCAAGTCATTTTGACCTTGTTGCGGACTACCTCGGGCTGCCAGGTTCTGGCGCGGCGTCTCTACCGGACTTTCGTGCGTGACGGATTCGATACTGTCTTTGCCGGCGATCTTAAAGAGGCGTTCGATAACAGCGAGGAAGCCGAGGCTGCATTTATCATGTTCGACAAAGATATGAATGGCGACATCTCTATGGACGAACTGGAGGCGGTTTGTGTGGAAATCGGACGGGAACGCAAGGCTATCACTGCGTCTCTGAAGGATCTTGACTCGGTCGTCTCACGACTCGACAATGTTTTGGAGTTCTTCGTCGTTGTCATCAGCTTGATCGTCTTCGTATCGCTGATCTCGACTTCGGCTTCCGGCGTGCTCACCTCCGCGGGTTCCAGTATTCTTGCCTTGTCCTGGCTCTTCTCTGCCACCGCCCAGGAATTTCTGCAGTCGAttatcttcgtctttgtCAAGCATCCCTTCGATGTGGGCGACCGTGTGACGATCTACGGTAACGCAGGTGATGCTGGTTTGGGTGATGACTACTTTGTGAAGCAGATCTCGTTGCTCTACACggagttcaagaagatgcaggGTCACATTGTCCAGGCACCAAACAGCTATCTGAACGGGCTCTTTATTCTCAATCAACGCAGATCTGGCGCCCTCGCAGAAGCCATCCCCATCGTGATCAAGTACGGCACAACGCTTGAGCAGATTGATGCCCTCCGCCAACGCCTGTTGGAATTTGTCCGCAGCGAAAAGCGCGAGTTCCAGACTAATATTTTGACTGAGATGCGTGCCGTGACGGAAAACTTCTCTGTGACCCTCAACGTCGTCTTCTTCTACAAGTCCAACTGGCAGAATGAAGGATTGCGTCTTCAGCGTCGTAACAAGTTCATCTGTATGCTCATGGTTGCCCTGCAAGAGATCGGCATCGAGGGCCCACGCATGAACCTCCAGGGTGCCCGTGTGGATATTCCTTTCCATGTCACGGGTTTCCCACCTCAGACGTCATCGGCCGACCACGACAGTCGCCCACCGCCGACCCCCATCCACGACATGCCCGAGAACACCGGACACAGCAGCTCCAGCGCCGCCCGCCACCCGTCAATCCTGCGCAAAGGCATGAACACCGCTGCGGCCCGTGCTCGGGGAGAGTCGATCCAGTCACACAAACATGTCGACTTCTCATTGGGCATGCGCGATCTCTCCTCCGGCGATGTGATGGGCGATGTGTTTGAAACCACCTCCCCTCGTGTTGATGACGTTGTCCGCTCTTCCAATCGCGAAGCCGCCCAGCGCCGCATCctagaagaggaagaggaggaagaggccgaacGCCAGAGCCGCTCGTCGTCCTCCCGGGCACGTCGCCCGTCCAACCTCAGCGTCCCGACCCAGCCGGGCGAAGGGCGTCGGTCGACGGAGTCCCAAGGCACCCATAGCCTGTCCTCCATCAGTCGCAACCGGTTTTTCCGCCACCGCTCCAGCGTCAGCCGCGAGCGTGACGATCTGGCCGAGCAAGGTCGATTCGACTCAAGCGATATCCGCTCTGTTTCACCGGGCACACGATAATCCCCAAAcgctcttttctttatctgtGAAAATATATCTGTTCATAAATACTGCCATCTTTCTGATACCTACGTGCACATGATCCACGTTGTTTTATGGTTTACATTGTGGGCGGCATCGTTCTTTTTTGATTGCAATATGGAAACAGACAGGACTGAGTTTTGTCATTAGTTCATATGAGCATACATCTTCCAACTGGCGGTTTATACACCCATTGGCTATGAGCGTTTTATCATTCATTGTCATTTAATTATTAGACTTTACAAGATTGATAGTTATCATTTCTAACAGTTGAGCCTGAGTACACTTTCTCTACTCAATAACAGTCATTGAATTTAGAAACGAATAATATCCATTGAATATCCGCAGGTTGAGTAAACCTGTGGAACCGCATCCTGACCATGTAGCATACCTAGTCTGCTTAATATAACAAAAAATGAATCCAACAACTTGCAGCAATCGCAAATGAG
Proteins encoded in this window:
- a CDS encoding Mechanosensitive ion channel family (predicted mechanosensitive ion channel); its protein translation is MSTPVEELPAPKYAEKKNRTDDHSPTSDEGTYINEGSQDTHGNNHLTVDTSSADDLDRTALRSPSAQREQAKRLEDDLALLEAEKVASRSTHEDTESKGERNSISRSRSHRSQNVDEFDEATNPLHEKAAVYNPPESPNTNIARFVKKIHESSFIIRYITYIVPLVLILLIPLLVGALAYPDANVGGVELLWFSVWLEIVWLTLWAGRIVAKCIPVVAGLLASIFTNNAKKWRDMAKQLELHATFFFWWLGIEVSFLPTMKNHHVDGNSATRSWENTVNKIIISIFVWTILNYIEKIIIQLIAISFHTRTYADRIEINKFQIGSLTKLYDFSRNKISVKDDEFEEKNDNSGSGTKTPLRYPLQYAGKAQRVAKGALNKVGDMAGAVAADFTGRKATNSTHPYQVILTLLRTTSGCQVLARRLYRTFVRDGFDTVFAGDLKEAFDNSEEAEAAFIMFDKDMNGDISMDELEAVCVEIGRERKAITASLKDLDSVVSRLDNVLEFFVVVISLIVFVSLISTSASGVLTSAGSSILALSWLFSATAQEFLQSIIFVFVKHPFDVGDRVTIYGNAGDAGLGDDYFVKQISLLYTEFKKMQGHIVQAPNSYLNGLFILNQRRSGALAEAIPIVIKYGTTLEQIDALRQRLLEFVRSEKREFQTNILTEMRAVTENFSVTLNVVFFYKSNWQNEGLRLQRRNKFICMLMVALQEIGIEGPRMNLQGARVDIPFHVTGFPPQTSSADHDSRPPPTPIHDMPENTGHSSSSAARHPSILRKGMNTAAARARGESIQSHKHVDFSLGMRDLSSGDVMGDVFETTSPRVDDVVRSSNREAAQRRILEEEEEEEAERQSRSSSSRARRPSNLSVPTQPGEGRRSTESQGTHSLSSISRNRFFRHRSSVSRERDDLAEQGRFDSSDIRSVSPGTR